CTGCTAACAATGGAAGTGGGGATGACTGGTTATTTACCAAGGGTAAGTTCCTCCTTTTTACCTAAAATACCTTGAGGTCGCCAAATCATCAGCACCATTAAAATTAAACCAATTACCATAATACGGAAAGCACCTAACCGCGCTTCATCTAGGGGAATAATTCTTGGTAAAACCTCACGAGTCACAGCATCATAGGCGAAGTATATTACAGCACCTAAAATAGTGCCGATATTATTACCAGAACCTCCGAGAATCACCATAATCCAGGAGTCAAATGTCAGCTGGGGTTGGAAATTATCTGGATAAATTGCGCTGAGTTGCCAAGCAAACAAAGCACCTGCCACACCAGCGATCGCCCCACCCAACATGAGAGATTGGAGCTTATACCAAAAAACATTTTTCCCCATTGCTTTAGGTATTTCTTCATCTTCGCGGATAGCTTTTAGCACACGACCCCAAGGTGATCGCACCAAATATTCCAAACGCCAAAACACAAACCCTAATACCAACAACGAAACAAGCATTAAACCAGCTTTGGGGATGTAGTTATAAAGTGTGATTACTCCAGAAATATAAATTGCTGTTGCGAGTAACCCTAAAATAATTCCTACACTCAAACGAGAGACAAACTCTTGCTGACTACCAGTTTTGTAAACAGCTGCATCAGTAATACGGGATTTTCGGGCGCTACTAATCCAACGCCACAACGAAAATACTGTCACAGCAAATAGCAACGTTAAAAGCCCAATCATCAACAAGCGGAAAAATAAACTTGGTGGAGTTGATAAAGGTATAGGATAACTTTGCACCCCAAACGCCCCATCTACCCAAGCATTACCCACAGGTAACTGTTGGTTATTCACCACCAAACGAATCAGTTCCCCCGTCCCAATGGTGACAATGGCTAGGTAATCTTCCCGCAAACGCAAAGTAGCAAAACCAATCACCAGCCCCAACAAAGCCGCGACAACCGCGCCCACAATAGCCGAAATAAATAAAGGCACACCCTTGAAGCTTAATAACACTGTAGTATAAGCACCCAAAGTCATAAAAGCGATGTGACCAAAATTAATTAACCCTGTAAAACCCCACTGTAAGTTGAGTCCCAGACTAAACAGGGCAAAAGTTGCTGTAGAAATTGCTAGAAAAATTAAATATTCAATCATTTTGTCAATAGTTAATAGTCAATAGTCATTAGTCCATAGTCCATAGTCACAAGGCAGAACTCTTTAATTCTGAATTTTGAATTAATTACTCTCTTGTCTTCCCCCACTCCCCATAACTAATTCCCGACATTGTATCTCGACGTGACTATCACCGTTAACCATCGATAATTTTTGGGAACAATATCCTTGTGTTTTGGGTAATACAGAGAATGTATGAACTTACTGAGAATTAGAATCCATCACTTAATTGAGCAGTTAAGCGATGAAGAACTTGAAAGCGTATGGCATGACATTCACGCTTTGCATTGTGACTTTTATATGTTAGATGCCATACAACAAGTCAAGCGATCGCAGCAACCGTGGGACATCTTAACTCAGGAAGAAGCAATACGGATGTTGATGTTTGTTTAAGAAAGGGAGTAGGGAATGGGGAGTAGGGAAAGACAGAAGAATCTTTCTTTACTTGCTTTGTCTAACTGGCCTTTTATCCTCCTCATCCTCCTCATCCTCCTCATCTCCCTCATCTCCCCCCACTCCCCACTCCCCACTCCCCACTCCCCCAATATGGTGACTTCAGTGAGTTTAGAAACACGTTATGCCAGGTCGTTTTTAGTAGACCTGAGAAGTTTAGAGCCTGCTGCTTATCAACGAGTGTATGATTTTGTTTTTTTTGATTTTGCCCAAAAGAGGTCTTTACATTATTTGCCCGAATTGCGACGACTGGATGATGAAGGGATCTTTCATCGGTTTACTATAGATAATTATTTAGTTGGCATAGAAATTAGGGGTGAGATTGTAAAATTTCTACGGGTCATACCTATGCCGGATGTTTAAGGTGAAGAAATTTTCAACACTTAAAACTGTATAAGACTAAGCAGGGATGGCTCTAACCTTACATTACACTTGTTTTTGAAGGACACTTTACTAGAGATTTCCCTATGGATGCGAAGGCACTTTGGCAACGATACCAAGAATGGTTATATTTCCACGAGGGATTAGGACTGTACCTAGATGTCAGTCGGATGCGTTTTGATAATGCCTTCGTAGAGTCGTTGCTGCCGAAATTTGACAAAGCGTTTACGGATATGGCGGAATTAGAAAAGGGTGCGATCGCCAATCCAGATGAGCAGCGTATGGTAGGACACTATTGGCTACGCAACCCAGACTTAGCGCCTACACCAGAAATTACCCAGGAAATTGTTCAAACCCTAGAACAAATCGAAGCCTTTGCAGAAAAAATCCAAACGGGTGCTGTTCATCCTCCCAAAGCAAACCGCTTCACAGATATTATTTCCATTGGGATTGGTGGTTCTGCCCTCGGCCCCGAATTTGTCGCTGAAGCCCTCGCCCCTGAATTTCCTCCGCTAAAAATTCACTTTATCGACAATACCGACCCCGCAGGCATTGACCGCATTCTTACCCAATTGCGTAACAATCTTGCCAGCACCCTGGTTTTAGTCATCTCCAAATCTGGAGGTACACCAGAACCTCGTAACGGCATGATTGAAGTCAAGAAAGCCTACGCCGGACAAAACCTAGACTTTGCTCAATATGCAGTAGCTATTACTAGTACAGATAGCAACCTAGACAAATTAGCCAAATCTGAAGGCTGGTTAGCAACATTCCCCATGTACGACTGGGTGGGTGGACGTACCTCAGAAATGTCCTCTGTTGGTCTAGTTCCTGCCGCATTACAAGGCATCGACGTTCGCGCCATGCTAGAAGGTGCAAAAGAGATGGATGATGCTACCCGTGTCCCAGATGTGAAAAAGAACCCGGCGGCGCTACTAGCTTTATCTTGGTACTACTCTGGTAACGGCAAGGGCGAAAAAGACATGGTAGTCCTACCTTATAAGGACAGTTTGCTATTATTTAGCCGTTACTTACAACAGCTAGTAATGGAATCTTTAGGTAAAGAAAAAGACCTAGACGGTAAAACCGTTTATCAGGGTATTGCTGTTTATGGTAACAAAGGCTCAACAGACCAACACGCCTACGTCCAGCAGTTACGCGAAGGTGTACCTAATTTCTTTGCTACCCTCATCGAAGTTTTAGAAGACCGTAACGGCCCATCCCCAGAAATAGACCCAGGCGTAACCTCTGGTGATTATCTCTCCGGTTTTCTCCAAGGAACCCGTCAAGCCCTGTATGAAAATCAGCGCGATTCCATTACAGTAACGATCCCCCAAGTTAATGCCCGGACAGTTGGTGCATTAATTGCTTTGTATGAACGTGCTGTTGGTTTGTACGCTAGTTTGGTCAACATTAACGCTTATCATCAACCAGGTGTAGAAGCAGGTAAAAAAGCTGCGGCTGTCATTCTGGATTTGCAAACTAAAGTAGTAAGCCTACTGCAAAAAGAGAAAACAGCCCTATCTTTAGAGCAAATCGCTGATAAAGTCGGTGCTGCCGACCAAGTTGAAGCAATTTACAAGATTTTACGTCATCTGCAAGCTAATCAACGTGGTGTTGTCTTCCAGGGAAATTTGGCACAACCCAGCACGTTGAAAGTTTCCCTTGGCTGATAAGTTTCAATAAGTTCAACAACGATTTTTGTTCTTTATTTAGAAGCATCCTAAACCGTAGTTTTTAGGATGCTTTTATTACTTGTACTTTATTTAAGTCAGGACTTACGTAACTGGCACAGTAGTAGGTAGGGTGCGTCAGATATGGAAAATCCTTTAATGTGTAAACAATTATTGGGGCTGAAGCACCCTACAGTTAATTTGATTATGACACTTACTTAAGTTACACGAGTATTAAAATTATCTACACCTATATAAGAAGGAGTAACAATACTTAGAAGCTATAGCCAAAGAAGTTGCTTTTTTCGGTAATATCGCCGCCAATCTCCCCTAGACGAAACTTATACGCCTGAAATTGCGTCTACATTAGGGTGTATTATTCTCGCGCTTTTAGTACAAATGTTAGTTTTTCTAAACCTATTCAAAAAATTAGGCATCTGCGTTTACTCTAAGTAAATGCCCCATCAGTGATTTCAACATATAACTTTACAAACTTTAAAATTGACAAAATCGCAGCAAACATCCAATATACAAGGATTTCCACGATTTGAGATTGAAGAAAATACCTGATTAAGGAAATTTCTGCATAAAGTTCGTCAATAGAGACGTAATAACAATGGAATCGTTGATACGTCTTCCACAAGATGACGGACTCACAAGTGGACTGCTAACTCAAAAGATAAGTGCGATAAATGGGGGTTGTGATGCACACTTTAAAGAAGGGTTTCGAGGAGTGCAATCAGGTTATGGCATCGGAAGCAGAAAAACTAGCCCAATTTTGGCGTAAGCGGCTAGTTGCGGAGTATCCAGAACAAAATACAGCCGCAATAGAAAGTATCACTCTGTGGCTGTTAGGACGCGATTCACAACGGCTTAATCTGCTCAATGGTAAAGAACTTGACATTGCCAAGCAAGCAATGGAGTATCGTTGGAAGATTTTAAGCCAACGCTACTTAAATGTAGGACGGGAACGTGCATATCGTAATCTGATTACACGATTGGGTAGTTTGGCAACATTACGGCATAAAATTCAAACTTGGATTAGTTTAAGCCGCGATCGCCAACGTACAGTTATCGACGTTTTGCAAGAGGTAATCCAAGAGTTAATGCAAAACGATACCTACATTCAGCAACAGATGGCTTACATCGCCGAAGTCGCTCTAGACAAAAGACTTAGAGACACTTTGCTGTTTGCCACTGTGGAAGAATATTGTTTACGTCCAGTACGCAACCAGCCCTTGTTGGTGTACCGTTTCGTTAACTACTTACGCCGTTCTCAACGTGGTGGTTTAACTCAAGTCCCAGGAGGCGATTTAGTTCGCTTAGTTTCCGAGGAAGTGCTGACAGATGATAGCGATAATCGCATTAACTTGGTAGATAACCAAGCGATCGCGGAATATCAAGAAGCACAACAATTAGAAGAACAACAAACACTGCGCCAAACAGTACAACAAGAATTTGCTACCTACTTAGAAGAAAACTTGGGAGCAGAAGCAGTTGAATGGTTAAAAATGTACCTGCAAGGTAAAACCCAAGATGAAATAGCTAAGAAATTAAACAAACCCATCAAAGAAATCTATAGACTGCGAGAAAAAATCAGCTACCATGCAGTGCGTGTTTTTGCCCTCAAGGGTAAACCAGAACTCGTAGAAAATTGGTTAGCAATTTCTTTGCAGGAGAATAACCTGGGTTTAACACAAAACCAATGGCAAGAACTGTATGCAAATTTAACTCCCGTTGGGCGAGAAGTACTGGATTTACGCAAAGCTGGTAACTCCATAGAAACAGTAGCCCAAAAATTAAATCTCAAACCTCATCAAGTTATGGGCGAATGGACTAAAGTCTACCTCGCAGCGCAAGCCATCAGAACTCAAGAATAACTATGGTAAGTGTTGTTAGCTGTAGTAGAGTGTTGAGCCTGTACGGAGAAATAAGAACTGAGTGCTGAGGGCTAAGTACTGTTAGCAAGGTGGTGTGTAAGCCTGTGCCTAGAAAAACTCTAGCCTCTAGCCTCTAGCTTCTTGACTGCTTGAAATTATGTATATCCCTTATAAATTACTCGGCATCATTCTTTAGGTAGAAATCCGCAATTGCCACCAGGACAATTGGATATAAATTATGTCATCTTTAACTAGAAATTATATTTGGTAGTTGCACTCTCTAGTTTGAGCTACTGCCACAACATTTAGATAAAATCTTGCTCCTAAGCTATGGCTGATAAACACCACAAAATTAAATTTCCCCTTTGGCAGTATCTCAACCAACCATTGTTGAACCGTGACTTAGAGTTGAATCCCCGACGCTTCGCCTACAATTGGCGTATTGGACTTTTAAAGCGGTGTTGGCATAAAGAATGTGATGCCAAAGGGCCTCAACAGCATTGATAATTTGTAATTCTTAATTTTGCTAGTATCTTGAACTAATTTATCTATCGGATTCTTTCTATTAATGCTGAGTTCGGTAGAACATAACTCCAACCCCTTCTTTTGTGGAAGGGGCTGAAAATCTCTAAACTTAATATCAGACAAATTAATAATAGTTAATATTTAGAGATGCAAGTATTTGCATCTCTAAATTAATAAGTATTTAAAGGAAACTTTGCAGATGTTGAACTAACTGTGGTGCTTGTACTACACCTTCTATCCGCTCTACTGGCTGACCTTGTTTGAACAATACCAGTGTTGGTAAAGCAGCAATTTGATACTGTGTAGCTAGTTCTGTGTATTTCTCAGTGTCAATTTTGACGATGCGTATGCGATCTTGCAGTTGAGTATTCACTTGCTGTAAGATTGTCGCCATCATTTGACATGGGCCACACCAATCAGCATAAAAATCTACTAAAACAGGTAAATCAGAACCAGACAGCATCTCTTCAAAGCTGTTGAATTGTTTTTTAGTAGTCATGTGACACACCAATTTTTTATCGATTGAATTTAATATTAATGTCTGATTTCTGAAAACGGTGTAACATTATTTTATTTTTATTGTTGCGAAGCAGTTAATAATTGACGGTTGACAGTTGTCAAGTTGTTTCCACTGTTGACTATGGACTAATGACTAATGACTGTTTTAGGTACAAATCGCCATAAGATAATTAGCGCGGGAATTTAGAAGCTAAAGGAATATTTTATGGCCGTGTTAACTGAAAATTTAAAAGGACAAGTAGCAGTTGTTACAGGCGCTTCACGGGGGATTGGACGAGCGATCGCTTTAGAGTTAGCGAATTATGGCGCTACTGTCGTGGTTAATTATGCTAGTTCTAGCACTGCGGCTGATGCCGTGGTAGCAGAAATTACTAATGCTGGTGGTGAAGCGATCGCCCTACAAGCTGATGTGTCCCAAGTAGATCAAGTAGACAACCTTATCAATACTGCGATCGATAAGTTCAAGCGCATCGATATTTTGGTGAATAACGCCGGGATCACCCGCGACACTCTCCTACTCAGAATGAAGCCGGAAGATTGGCAAGCTGTAATTGACTTAAATTTAACTGGTGTATTTTTATGTACTCGCGCCGTTAGTAAACTCATGCTGAAGCAAAGGTCTGGACGGATAATCAACATTACCTCCGTTGCCGGACAAATGGGTAATCCTGGGCAAGCAAACTACAGCGCTGCTAAAGCTGGTGTAATTGGTTTTACCAAAACCGTTGCTAAAGAATTAGCATCTCGCGGCATTACAGTTAACGCCGTCGCCCCTGGTTTCATTGCCACAGACATGACTAGCAACCTCAAAGCTGAAGGCATTTTGCAATACATTCCTTTAGGACGCTATGGTCAACCAGAAGAAATCGCAGGTATGGTGCGCTTCCTGGCTGCCGACCCTGCCGCCACTTACATTACTGGACAAGTGTTTAATGTCGATGGCGGCATGGTGATGTAAATTAGTCATTGGTCATTAGTCATTAGTCCATAGTCCACAGTAAACAGTGAAAACAACCTAACAACTGTCAATTGTCAATTGTCAACTGTCAATTGTTACTCACTGTTCCCTGTCAACTGTTCTCTATTCCCTGTTCTCATTCTTTGCCAAACTGTAAAGCCGAGCAGAAGAATAATACTAGTGGCTGTGGCAAATATGACCATGAAGCTCATGCCTTGGACTCTCATCGCTAGTACGTTACAACCCAAGGTGATTGACCATAGGGTAAATGCGGCACGGCGTTGAGAGAATCCCCAAGCGAGTAAACGGTGGTGTAAATGGTCTTTGCCAGGGGTACTTAAGGGGTTTTTGCCTGCCAGTAGTCGCCGAACGAATACTTGGGTAGTATCTAGCACTGGCAATAAGAGAAATAAAACTGTAGGACTGAGAGCAAATATGGTATTACGTTGCAGGCTACCTAAAATACTAGTTGCCGCTAACACATAACCGAAAAAGTATGCTCCAGCATCCCCCATGATGATTCTTGAGGGATGGAAGTTATGGCGCAAGAAGCCTAAAGCTGCACCTCCCAAGGCTGCCAAAACTAAGGTAGCCGCAGCCCGATTAGGAAATTGGGCAGATACGCCTAACAAACTCATGGCGGTGATGAAACTAACTCCTC
Above is a genomic segment from Nostoc sp. MS1 containing:
- a CDS encoding branched-chain amino acid ABC transporter permease — encoded protein: MIEYLIFLAISTATFALFSLGLNLQWGFTGLINFGHIAFMTLGAYTTVLLSFKGVPLFISAIVGAVVAALLGLVIGFATLRLREDYLAIVTIGTGELIRLVVNNQQLPVGNAWVDGAFGVQSYPIPLSTPPSLFFRLLMIGLLTLLFAVTVFSLWRWISSARKSRITDAAVYKTGSQQEFVSRLSVGIILGLLATAIYISGVITLYNYIPKAGLMLVSLLVLGFVFWRLEYLVRSPWGRVLKAIREDEEIPKAMGKNVFWYKLQSLMLGGAIAGVAGALFAWQLSAIYPDNFQPQLTFDSWIMVILGGSGNNIGTILGAVIYFAYDAVTREVLPRIIPLDEARLGAFRIMVIGLILMVLMIWRPQGILGKKEELTLGK
- a CDS encoding cytotoxic translational repressor of toxin-antitoxin stability system, translated to MSLETRYARSFLVDLRSLEPAAYQRVYDFVFFDFAQKRSLHYLPELRRLDDEGIFHRFTIDNYLVGIEIRGEIVKFLRVIPMPDV
- a CDS encoding glucose-6-phosphate isomerase, which gives rise to MDAKALWQRYQEWLYFHEGLGLYLDVSRMRFDNAFVESLLPKFDKAFTDMAELEKGAIANPDEQRMVGHYWLRNPDLAPTPEITQEIVQTLEQIEAFAEKIQTGAVHPPKANRFTDIISIGIGGSALGPEFVAEALAPEFPPLKIHFIDNTDPAGIDRILTQLRNNLASTLVLVISKSGGTPEPRNGMIEVKKAYAGQNLDFAQYAVAITSTDSNLDKLAKSEGWLATFPMYDWVGGRTSEMSSVGLVPAALQGIDVRAMLEGAKEMDDATRVPDVKKNPAALLALSWYYSGNGKGEKDMVVLPYKDSLLLFSRYLQQLVMESLGKEKDLDGKTVYQGIAVYGNKGSTDQHAYVQQLREGVPNFFATLIEVLEDRNGPSPEIDPGVTSGDYLSGFLQGTRQALYENQRDSITVTIPQVNARTVGALIALYERAVGLYASLVNINAYHQPGVEAGKKAAAVILDLQTKVVSLLQKEKTALSLEQIADKVGAADQVEAIYKILRHLQANQRGVVFQGNLAQPSTLKVSLG
- a CDS encoding HetZ-related protein 2, whose translation is MASEAEKLAQFWRKRLVAEYPEQNTAAIESITLWLLGRDSQRLNLLNGKELDIAKQAMEYRWKILSQRYLNVGRERAYRNLITRLGSLATLRHKIQTWISLSRDRQRTVIDVLQEVIQELMQNDTYIQQQMAYIAEVALDKRLRDTLLFATVEEYCLRPVRNQPLLVYRFVNYLRRSQRGGLTQVPGGDLVRLVSEEVLTDDSDNRINLVDNQAIAEYQEAQQLEEQQTLRQTVQQEFATYLEENLGAEAVEWLKMYLQGKTQDEIAKKLNKPIKEIYRLREKISYHAVRVFALKGKPELVENWLAISLQENNLGLTQNQWQELYANLTPVGREVLDLRKAGNSIETVAQKLNLKPHQVMGEWTKVYLAAQAIRTQE
- the trxA gene encoding thioredoxin translates to MTTKKQFNSFEEMLSGSDLPVLVDFYADWCGPCQMMATILQQVNTQLQDRIRIVKIDTEKYTELATQYQIAALPTLVLFKQGQPVERIEGVVQAPQLVQHLQSFL
- the fabG gene encoding 3-oxoacyl-[acyl-carrier-protein] reductase, which encodes MAVLTENLKGQVAVVTGASRGIGRAIALELANYGATVVVNYASSSTAADAVVAEITNAGGEAIALQADVSQVDQVDNLINTAIDKFKRIDILVNNAGITRDTLLLRMKPEDWQAVIDLNLTGVFLCTRAVSKLMLKQRSGRIINITSVAGQMGNPGQANYSAAKAGVIGFTKTVAKELASRGITVNAVAPGFIATDMTSNLKAEGILQYIPLGRYGQPEEIAGMVRFLAADPAATYITGQVFNVDGGMVM
- a CDS encoding MraY family glycosyltransferase gives rise to the protein MNIYNSLKSIGIADPSGSGWLAVVFTFMLAWLVTWRLIPTVRKFALRVGWADQPNARRLNREPLPNAGGLAIYAGVIAALVLASLLRPIELQSVLAQVLTILLGGSILVLVGFIDDQFGLPPSVRLWAQIVTALLLVANGISVDVKFGTPIDSILSMLLTVLWVVGITNAVNLMDGMDGLAGGVSFITAMSLLGVSAQFPNRAAATLVLAALGGAALGFLRHNFHPSRIIMGDAGAYFFGYVLAATSILGSLQRNTIFALSPTVLFLLLPVLDTTQVFVRRLLAGKNPLSTPGKDHLHHRLLAWGFSQRRAAFTLWSITLGCNVLAMRVQGMSFMVIFATATSIILLLGFTVWQRMRTGNREQLTGNSE